The following nucleotide sequence is from Coffea eugenioides isolate CCC68of chromosome 3, Ceug_1.0, whole genome shotgun sequence.
AGTGCACAGGTAAATTCCAGACTTGAACCCAGAAAGGTGCCAGGTCAAAAGCAGAAATATCATCTTCTATTCCTTCAACCCAATGTTTCATCACCAAATTTTGGTTGTCCATGACCCAGGGTCCTCCTCCTACTATTCTATCTCTGTCCTCCCTGTTAGGAACATAGAACTGAAACATATTTGGCCCCAATTCTAAGATCCTTAGATTCCTCGGATAGCCCCAAGCTGTGGTCACAAAATTCTTGACCCCAACAAAGTTGGCCACTTTCTCACCCTTGATTCTCCCCACTAAACTCAACTGACATTCTTGAATACCTATATCTATCTCAACATCACCCAGGTCAGTTCCTTCAAGTTCTTTATCTGAAAGATCGAACTTTCTTATCGCATCCGCTAGTTCCTCCGCCATGGGGTCTATATAAAAACTAACACTATCTCCTACTCTCACTACTGAGACCAAGATAAGCAGAAAAAGAACCGAAAAAACAGAGGAGAGAGCTGCCCAGGCAGACTAGTTTGAACAAAGATCAGAAAACAACCCTACCCCTGACGTCAAGACTTGGTCTCTaaccccctttttttttttaaataaacacTTAAGATTTTGTTTCTactaatgaaaagaaaataaaaactgaaaagaCAAGCCCCAAGCCTTATAGCAGAAATGAAAAACACAAGTTAGGACAGAGGGTTTAATGGCTATGAAGGTACTTGCCAACGCACTTACTTCTACTATGAAGTCTGTTTCCTTAGTCCAGATGAGCCAAGATCACTTCTGCATGCAGTCAAATTCCGACAATGTTGCTAAAGTATAGACGTGAGTTATCCCCACTGACTGAAGAAGCTCGGTTCTCTCAAAGTTCTCATCTTTTGATTGATTCACTCATCCCAGTACGATTTTCTGTAATACTAACAAGCATTAAGGATTCAGGGTGGCATCTAAATCTTGGGCATGTGTGTGAGATTTTGCGGAAActttgaaaaagtttgaaactcTCAAGGTTGAGAGACTAGCGCTCTTATCAAGAGAGAGAAACTCTCACTTTGGAGGGAAAACTCTTCTATTCGAACACAATTTCCAATTTTAGTTCaatatattaaattattagGTCTCAAATCCTTACCTATATATCATATACTCCTTTTTTCTCTCTCGAATTAACTATAATATGTGACACAATTCGTACCCATGAACCTAAAAATTTCTCCTTTTAGGAGTAGTCGCTCACAATGAATCATAGTTGGTAATCTCCTCCCCAAACCCACTTTACTACCTCAAAGTCATCTCTCTTCACTAACTCATCAACCTATTATTCTTGAACACTCTTACCAAGATTTTGGACCATGCCAATGTTGGTTCCTTAGTCTGACACTAATTAGACGCCTATTAAACCCTGGGCACCTTGGTTTAACACAAACCAAACTATTTGACACTTTGGTCCATAGTTTACTGGTCAAACTTCGAGAAGAAATCAGTTGTTAGTGAGAAGCCAATGGTTATAACTAGAAACTCTCATATCACTTATTAGggagaaaaattcaaaagaaaaaaaacccaTTAAATAAACCCAATATATAAATTAGTAACCTAACTTTGACCCAAAAATTTAAAGTAATAGGTCCCCTTACCTATATATTAAGTCTGTTTTTTTCGGTCCCATCCAATGTGAGATACAATTCCTATTATGAACCTAACAATGATATAACCAATTTCATACGAAGAGTGATTAACAGAGCAACAATCATTATGTGACTGAAGTATGCATTTATAAGACATGAAAGTGGTTTAATTCCTTATCTTCTTACATTTTCTACACTTCTTATATCTAATTAAACCAACAAACGTTAACATTTTTATAGATATTAACACTTGATAATACAAGAGCTAATTACCCAAAAGACATTTTCTACACTTCTTATATCTAATTAAACACATTGATAAAACCTGTGCCCCTAGCTTGTCGGGAAAAATTTTTGGTAAATTGAGCTACAAGTCATTAAACAATAAGCAATGAAAATTCAATTTccttctctgtttttcttttgggtattcataaaaaaaaaaaaaacttaatatGCATTGAAAAACTAAATATTATAGCTTGGTTTCGTTCAATATAAATTCCACCAGAAGCAGTTATTCTATGGATTCCGGTTCGATTCATGTTTAAAACAAAGGTTCGATTTCTACATGGTCGAAAAACGTCAAACAGAACAATATGCACATATACATAATCACCTAGGGAAGACGATGGTTAGTGTTTAGCAACATTCATATCTGGATTCGCAACAAGCCAACTTCGACCGGGTCTAatcagaaaattttcctaacTTCTCAGAGCAGGATACTGTCCGATATCCAGCTTGAGACAAACCAAAA
It contains:
- the LOC113766068 gene encoding uncharacterized protein LOC113766068, with amino-acid sequence MAEELADAIRKFDLSDKELEGTDLGDVEIDIGIQECQLSLVGRIKGEKVANFVGVKNFVTTAWGYPRNLRILELGPNMFQFYVPNREDRDRIVGGGPWVMDNQNLVMKHWVEGIEDDISAFDLAPFWVQVWNLPVHWITKEVGRKIGAIFQEVKDVLVPQVGGKEGRHLKLLVVLDTSLPLLRRTTVKVNGALKWLNFRYERCPDFCYKCGMVGHGEKSCKAIIQISRGKQEHQYGPWMRANIGRVSPPKEH